In a single window of the Desulfovibrio sp. TomC genome:
- a CDS encoding 30S ribosomal protein S1 — MDKTQEMQNNSNMDMEVNFEDALENYLNEDFGDLEEGSITPGVVVRIGKEHVLVDVNFKSEGQIPVSEFLDALGEMEVKVGDQIDVYVVSKNESEGTIIMSRERAKRMQLFDKLEEIQEKDDVISGKIVRRIKGGYTVDLGGVEAFLPGSHVDLRPVPDMDALVGQEFEFRVLKINRRRSNVIVSRRVLLEERRDSMRKDLLKTLEEGQTVTGRVKNITEYGVFVDLGGLDGLMHITDMSWKRIKHPKELVHLGDELELKVLSFDQDKQKVSLGMKQLVADPWENIAGKYPEGTRLSGKVTNLVDYGAFVELEPGVEGLVHISEMSWTRKLRHPSQMVHVGDEVEVVVLSVDPDKKRISLGMKQVRPNPWDIVAEKYPEGTILEGSVKNITEFGIFIGIEDGIDGLIHVSDISWTKKVRHPGEMFKSGDIVMAKVLTVDKENEKFTLGIKQLSEDPWTRVPDTYPVGAMVKGTVTNITDFGLFVEVEEGIEGLVHVSEISRKKVKTPAELYKEGDEIEAKVIHVSADERRLGLSIKSIKDEEDKKKAKEFRTAGPSDTGSNLGELLRQKLEEDAQR; from the coding sequence ATGGACAAAACTCAGGAAATGCAGAACAATTCTAACATGGATATGGAAGTCAACTTCGAGGACGCGCTGGAAAATTACCTCAATGAGGATTTCGGCGACCTGGAAGAAGGCTCCATAACCCCGGGCGTCGTGGTTCGCATCGGCAAGGAGCACGTCCTGGTGGACGTCAACTTCAAGTCCGAAGGCCAGATCCCCGTCAGCGAATTCTTGGACGCACTCGGCGAAATGGAAGTCAAAGTTGGCGACCAGATCGACGTGTACGTCGTCTCCAAGAACGAATCCGAAGGCACCATCATCATGTCCCGCGAGCGGGCCAAACGGATGCAGCTTTTTGATAAGCTCGAGGAAATTCAGGAAAAAGATGACGTCATCAGCGGTAAGATCGTGCGTCGCATCAAAGGCGGCTACACGGTCGATCTCGGCGGCGTCGAAGCCTTTCTGCCCGGCTCCCATGTCGATCTGCGCCCCGTGCCCGACATGGATGCCCTGGTCGGCCAGGAATTCGAATTCCGCGTTCTCAAGATCAACCGCCGTCGCAGCAACGTCATCGTCTCCCGCCGCGTGCTCCTGGAAGAGCGTCGGGATTCCATGCGCAAAGACCTCCTCAAGACCCTCGAAGAGGGCCAGACCGTTACCGGTCGGGTCAAAAACATCACCGAGTACGGCGTGTTCGTCGACCTCGGCGGCCTCGACGGCCTCATGCACATCACCGACATGTCCTGGAAGCGCATCAAGCATCCCAAGGAGTTGGTGCACCTCGGCGACGAACTGGAACTGAAGGTCCTTTCCTTCGACCAGGACAAGCAGAAGGTGTCGCTGGGCATGAAGCAGCTGGTGGCCGATCCCTGGGAAAACATCGCTGGCAAATATCCCGAAGGCACCCGTTTGTCCGGCAAGGTCACCAACCTTGTGGACTACGGTGCGTTTGTCGAGCTGGAGCCGGGCGTTGAAGGGCTGGTCCACATCTCCGAGATGTCCTGGACCCGCAAACTGCGCCACCCGAGCCAGATGGTCCACGTCGGCGACGAAGTCGAAGTGGTCGTCCTGTCCGTTGATCCGGACAAGAAGCGCATCTCCCTTGGCATGAAGCAGGTGCGCCCCAACCCCTGGGACATCGTGGCCGAGAAGTACCCCGAGGGCACCATCCTTGAGGGTTCGGTGAAAAACATCACCGAGTTCGGCATCTTCATCGGCATCGAGGACGGCATTGACGGTCTGATCCACGTCTCCGACATCTCCTGGACCAAAAAGGTCCGCCATCCGGGCGAGATGTTCAAGAGCGGCGACATCGTCATGGCCAAGGTCCTCACCGTCGACAAGGAAAACGAGAAGTTCACCCTTGGCATCAAACAATTGTCCGAAGATCCCTGGACCCGCGTGCCCGACACCTATCCGGTCGGCGCCATGGTCAAGGGCACGGTGACCAACATCACCGACTTCGGCCTCTTTGTTGAAGTCGAGGAAGGCATCGAAGGTCTCGTCCACGTCTCCGAGATCAGCCGCAAGAAGGTCAAGACCCCGGCTGAACTCTACAAGGAAGGCGACGAGATCGAAGCCAAGGTCATCCACGTCTCTGCTGACGAGCGCCGCCTGGGCCTGTCGATCAAGTCTATCAAGGACGAGGAAGACAAGAAGAAGGCCAAGGAGTTCCGCACCGCCGGTCCTTCCGACACCGGAAGCAACCTGGGCGAGCTGCTGCGCCAGAAGCTGGAAGAGGATGCCCAACGCTAA
- a CDS encoding XTP/dITP diphosphatase codes for MDATCSPAATTVVLATRNAGKIKELNALLHGFGVTVLGLADFPAIGEIAETGDTFLENARIKAQAVCRATGHISLADDSGLCVDALSGAPGVRSARYAGEDATDAANNAKLLAALAHVPEADRTCRFVSVVVAAAPDGRELIAEGAWEGRVATAPAGVGGFGYDPLFFDPAAGKTAAELTAAEKNACSHRGKALAGLLAQWRDWRA; via the coding sequence ATGGATGCGACGTGTTCACCTGCCGCGACAACCGTTGTCCTGGCCACCCGCAATGCCGGGAAAATCAAGGAATTAAACGCCCTTCTCCACGGATTTGGCGTGACGGTGCTCGGACTGGCCGATTTTCCGGCCATCGGCGAAATAGCCGAAACCGGCGACACCTTTCTGGAAAACGCCCGTATCAAAGCCCAGGCCGTCTGCCGGGCCACCGGCCACATCAGTCTGGCCGACGACTCCGGGCTGTGCGTCGATGCCCTGTCCGGTGCGCCCGGGGTGCGCTCGGCCCGCTACGCCGGCGAGGACGCAACCGATGCCGCCAATAACGCCAAGCTCCTGGCTGCCCTGGCCCATGTGCCGGAAGCTGACCGGACCTGCCGTTTCGTGTCCGTGGTTGTGGCCGCTGCACCCGATGGCCGCGAACTGATTGCCGAGGGCGCCTGGGAAGGCCGGGTGGCGACTGCCCCGGCCGGAGTCGGCGGCTTTGGCTATGATCCGCTTTTTTTTGACCCGGCCGCCGGCAAGACCGCAGCCGAATTGACTGCCGCTGAGAAAAACGCCTGCAGCCACCGCGGCAAGGCCCTGGCCGGACTGTTGGCGCAGTGGCGCGATTGGCGCGCGTAA
- a CDS encoding insulinase family protein: MSRTHGFSVLRDESLDEYAARAMVLRHDRTGAELLSLVLDDANKVFGAAFRTPPDCSTGVPHILEHSVLCGSRKYPVKEPFVELLKGSLNTFLNAFTYPDKTCYPVASTNVRDFYNLVDVYLDAVFFPRIPRAVFLQEGWHFEWNPAGELIRSGVVFNEMKGVYSSPDSVLGEFSQRLLFPDTTYGVDSGGDPKVIPTLSYEAFKAFHDTYYHPSNGRFFFSGDDDPTERLRLLDDYLGRFEARPAAVSVARQQPFAAPKTVVMPYAAAPGQADRAFVTVNWLLPDVADQDLVMVFDVLEHVLIGLPSSPLRKALLDSGLGEDLAGGGLETELRQMFFSVGLKGIKPGTSAAVEQLIVDTLTRLAAEGLPADAVEAGVNALEFSLRENNTGSFPRGLSMMLRALTTWLHDGDPLTPLRFSGPLGRLKARLAAGERVLEDALRLWLLDNPHRVALTLAPDTELDERRLAEEKAELAAVAAALSDAGRTAIEADLAALRQFQDTPDAPEDLAKIPSLALADLPRDEAPIPQRVVAHGEAELLLHPLETSGVAYLDLAFPLAGVPDHLVPLTPLFGRALLELGTERYDAVTLTRRIAAKTGGIAREVLAAGVVDAGPDAVAARLVLRAKATVEKMPELYDILSEIIQKTDFGNRERFSQMAVEAKSRLERRLAPAGHATAGSRLRARYTLAGATGERLRGVSQLLYLRQLVARLGDDYEGVRRDLETLRDLILTRAGTMAGLTVSEGAMPDMERSLAAFLETLPAAAATPQAWTRPELAAAEGMAIPAQVHYVGVGLDLIPTGWTFDGADLVASRYLRMAYLWDRVRVRGGAYGAFCSLDRIGGQAVFVSYRDPNTEATVEIFKQAGRYLMDADFSDEEMTRAVIGAIGDIDAHMLPDAKGHVALARRLTGDTAERRAALRAQVLGAGMARFREYGEALDAAAKNASVVVLGPTSSLDALGAAVPGLSRLDVL; the protein is encoded by the coding sequence ATGTCCCGAACCCATGGTTTTTCCGTCCTTCGCGACGAATCCCTCGACGAATACGCTGCCCGGGCAATGGTGTTGCGCCACGACCGTACCGGCGCCGAACTCCTTTCCCTGGTCCTTGACGACGCCAACAAGGTGTTTGGCGCGGCTTTTCGCACCCCCCCGGACTGTTCCACCGGCGTGCCCCATATCCTTGAGCATTCCGTGCTGTGCGGGTCGCGCAAATACCCGGTCAAGGAGCCGTTTGTCGAACTGCTCAAGGGGTCGCTCAACACCTTTTTAAACGCCTTCACCTACCCCGACAAGACCTGCTATCCCGTGGCCTCGACCAATGTCCGGGATTTTTACAACCTGGTTGACGTCTATCTCGACGCCGTGTTTTTCCCGCGCATCCCCCGGGCCGTCTTTCTTCAGGAAGGCTGGCATTTCGAATGGAACCCGGCCGGCGAACTGATTCGCAGCGGGGTGGTCTTTAATGAAATGAAGGGGGTTTATTCCTCGCCCGATTCGGTTCTCGGCGAATTCTCCCAGCGCCTGCTGTTTCCCGACACCACTTACGGCGTCGATTCCGGCGGCGATCCCAAGGTGATCCCCACCCTCAGCTACGAGGCCTTCAAGGCCTTTCACGACACCTATTACCATCCGTCCAACGGCCGGTTCTTTTTTTCCGGCGACGACGATCCAACCGAACGGCTGCGCCTGCTTGACGACTATCTGGGCCGTTTCGAAGCCCGCCCGGCCGCCGTGTCGGTGGCCCGCCAGCAGCCCTTTGCCGCGCCCAAAACCGTGGTAATGCCCTACGCCGCCGCCCCGGGACAGGCCGATCGGGCCTTTGTCACGGTCAACTGGCTCCTCCCCGACGTGGCCGACCAGGATCTGGTCATGGTCTTTGATGTCCTTGAGCATGTGCTGATCGGGCTGCCGTCCTCGCCCTTGCGCAAGGCCCTGCTCGACAGCGGCCTGGGCGAGGATCTGGCCGGCGGGGGCCTTGAGACCGAGCTGCGCCAGATGTTTTTCTCGGTTGGTCTCAAAGGGATAAAGCCCGGCACCTCGGCTGCGGTGGAGCAGCTCATCGTCGACACGCTCACCCGCCTGGCCGCCGAAGGCCTGCCGGCCGACGCCGTGGAAGCCGGGGTCAATGCCCTGGAATTCTCGCTTCGGGAAAACAACACCGGCTCGTTCCCGCGCGGGCTGTCCATGATGCTGCGCGCCCTGACCACCTGGCTGCACGACGGCGATCCGCTGACCCCCTTGCGCTTTTCCGGTCCGCTTGGCCGCTTGAAAGCCCGTCTGGCCGCCGGCGAGCGGGTGCTGGAGGACGCCTTGCGCCTGTGGCTGCTCGACAACCCCCACCGCGTGGCCCTGACCCTGGCCCCGGACACCGAACTCGACGAACGTCGGCTGGCCGAGGAAAAGGCCGAACTGGCCGCCGTGGCCGCCGCCTTAAGCGACGCCGGCCGCACCGCCATTGAAGCGGATTTGGCCGCCTTGCGCCAGTTCCAGGATACCCCGGACGCCCCGGAGGATCTGGCCAAAATCCCCAGTCTGGCCCTGGCCGACCTGCCCCGGGACGAAGCGCCCATTCCCCAGCGCGTCGTGGCCCACGGCGAGGCCGAGCTGTTGCTCCATCCCCTGGAAACCTCGGGCGTGGCCTATCTGGATCTGGCCTTTCCCCTGGCCGGCGTGCCGGATCATCTGGTGCCGCTGACCCCGCTTTTCGGCCGGGCGCTGCTGGAGCTTGGCACCGAGCGCTATGACGCCGTGACGCTCACCCGGCGCATTGCCGCCAAGACCGGCGGCATTGCCCGCGAGGTCCTGGCCGCCGGCGTGGTGGACGCCGGTCCGGACGCCGTGGCCGCCCGGCTGGTGCTGCGGGCCAAGGCCACGGTGGAAAAGATGCCGGAACTCTATGATATCCTGTCTGAAATCATTCAAAAAACAGACTTCGGCAACCGCGAGCGGTTCAGCCAGATGGCGGTGGAGGCCAAGTCGCGCCTGGAGCGGCGGCTGGCTCCGGCCGGCCATGCCACGGCCGGATCGCGGCTGCGTGCCCGGTACACCCTGGCCGGAGCCACGGGCGAGCGGCTGCGCGGCGTGTCCCAACTGCTCTATCTGCGCCAGCTGGTGGCCCGGTTGGGGGATGACTACGAGGGCGTGCGGCGCGATCTGGAAACCCTGCGGGATCTGATTTTGACCCGTGCCGGGACCATGGCCGGGCTGACCGTGTCCGAGGGGGCGATGCCCGACATGGAGCGCTCCCTGGCCGCTTTCCTGGAAACCCTGCCCGCCGCTGCGGCGACGCCCCAGGCCTGGACGCGCCCGGAGTTGGCTGCGGCCGAAGGCATGGCCATTCCGGCCCAGGTCCATTACGTCGGCGTCGGCCTTGACCTCATCCCCACCGGCTGGACCTTTGACGGCGCGGATCTGGTGGCCAGCCGCTACCTGCGCATGGCCTATCTCTGGGACCGGGTGCGGGTGCGCGGCGGCGCGTACGGCGCGTTTTGCTCCCTGGACCGCATCGGCGGGCAGGCGGTCTTCGTCTCCTACCGCGACCCCAACACCGAGGCCACGGTCGAGATCTTCAAGCAGGCCGGGCGCTATCTCATGGACGCGGACTTTTCCGACGAGGAGATGACCCGGGCCGTGATTGGCGCGATCGGCGACATTGACGCCCACATGCTGCCCGACGCCAAGGGCCATGTCGCCCTGGCCCGGCGGCTGACCGGCGATACGGCCGAACGCCGGGCGGCCCTGCGCGCCCAGGTGCTCGGCGCGGGCATGGCCCGGTTCCGGGAGTACGGCGAAGCCCTGGACGCTGCGGCCAAAAACGCCTCGGTGGTGGTGCTGGGACCGACGTCGTCCCTGGACGCCCTGGGGGCGGCAGTGCCCGGTCTGTCGCGTCTCGACGTCCTGTAA
- the rimO gene encoding 30S ribosomal protein S12 methylthiotransferase RimO — protein sequence MSKIYRVHTISLGCPKNRVDTEAVLGGLPFATTPAESPDAADLVVINTCSFIAPAVEESVAAILEASEAIRELTPRPVLAVLGCLPSRFGQDLRDGLPEVDIWGLPSELDLIPGRLAAALGAEPAAPTGRLASTPPSYAYLKIAEGCDHACRYCTIPSIRGGLVSRPMDSLVAESRRLLEKGASEIVVVAQDVTAYGRDLGQKDGLKHLLDALLPLAGLKWLRLLYLYPSGMTDSLLAYLAGAGRPFVPYFDIPFQHVHPDMLAAMGRPKAAAAEVIVERVRRHFPQAALRSTFIVGLPGEKKEHFETLLNFVNETKLHHVGVFPYHAEAGTPAAAMPGQVRRDVKARRVDAIMTAQREISADILEGYVGTDMEVLVDSVHPEWPGLHVGRTWFQAPEIDGVTYVSGPGVAPGAMVTATIEDSKDYDLVSLT from the coding sequence ATGTCAAAGATATACCGCGTCCACACCATAAGCCTTGGCTGCCCCAAGAACCGGGTGGACACCGAGGCCGTGCTCGGCGGCCTGCCCTTTGCGACAACTCCGGCCGAGAGCCCGGACGCAGCCGATCTGGTGGTCATCAATACCTGCTCGTTTATTGCGCCGGCCGTGGAAGAATCGGTCGCCGCCATCCTTGAGGCCTCGGAGGCCATCCGCGAATTGACCCCTCGTCCGGTGCTGGCGGTGCTCGGCTGTCTGCCTTCCCGCTTTGGCCAGGACCTGCGCGACGGCCTGCCCGAGGTGGACATCTGGGGCCTGCCCTCCGAGCTGGATCTGATCCCGGGCCGGCTGGCCGCAGCCCTGGGCGCGGAACCGGCCGCCCCTACGGGCCGGCTGGCCAGCACGCCGCCGTCGTATGCCTATCTCAAGATAGCCGAAGGCTGCGACCACGCCTGCCGCTACTGCACCATTCCCTCGATCCGGGGCGGACTGGTCAGCCGGCCCATGGATTCCCTGGTCGCAGAGTCCAGGCGGCTCCTGGAAAAAGGCGCTTCGGAAATCGTGGTGGTGGCCCAGGACGTGACCGCCTATGGCCGCGACCTGGGGCAGAAAGACGGCCTCAAACACCTGCTCGATGCGCTCCTGCCGCTTGCCGGCCTCAAATGGCTGCGCCTGCTCTATCTCTATCCGTCCGGCATGACGGATAGTCTGCTCGCCTATCTGGCCGGGGCCGGGCGGCCGTTTGTGCCCTATTTCGACATTCCCTTTCAGCATGTGCATCCGGACATGCTGGCGGCCATGGGCCGGCCCAAGGCGGCGGCGGCCGAGGTGATTGTCGAGCGGGTGCGCCGCCATTTCCCGCAGGCGGCCCTGCGCTCGACGTTTATTGTGGGCCTGCCGGGTGAAAAGAAGGAACATTTTGAAACGCTGCTCAATTTTGTGAATGAGACCAAGCTCCATCATGTCGGCGTGTTTCCCTATCATGCCGAGGCCGGCACGCCGGCGGCGGCCATGCCCGGGCAGGTGCGCCGCGACGTCAAGGCGCGGCGGGTGGATGCGATCATGACCGCCCAGCGCGAGATCAGCGCCGATATTTTAGAAGGGTACGTGGGGACGGACATGGAGGTGCTGGTGGACAGCGTGCATCCGGAGTGGCCGGGCCTGCACGTGGGCCGCACCTGGTTCCAGGCCCCGGAGATCGACGGCGTGACCTATGTCAGCGGCCCGGGCGTTGCCCCCGGGGCCATGGTGACGGCCACCATCGAAGACTCCAAGGACTACGATCTGGTCAGTCTGACCTAG
- a CDS encoding fumarylacetoacetate hydrolase family protein, producing the protein MRLVTFLHSAGPRLGVRLGDVLVDLAAADPCLPRDMVSFLAGGEAAAEAVCAAVAKAPDAARMRFSAVRLLPPVPNPDKIICVGLNYVDHAVEIDPRNLPDYPTFFGRMATTLVAHNEPLLRPTVSTKLDFEGEMAVVIGKTGRLIPQARALSHVGGYALFNEGSVRDYQFRTSQWFLGKNFDGTGAFGPELCTPDELPPGARGLFLATRVNGRVMQEGSTADMLFGVAALIASLSEAMTLSPGDVIVTGTPSGVGFAQKPPYFLKPGDVCEIELEGYGVLRNPVADAPCVGEE; encoded by the coding sequence ATGCGTCTCGTCACCTTTTTGCACAGTGCCGGTCCCCGCCTGGGCGTGCGCCTGGGCGACGTGCTGGTTGATCTGGCTGCGGCCGATCCCTGCCTGCCCCGCGATATGGTCTCCTTTCTGGCCGGCGGCGAAGCAGCGGCCGAAGCCGTGTGCGCGGCCGTCGCCAAGGCCCCGGATGCCGCCAGGATGCGCTTTTCAGCCGTCCGGTTGCTCCCGCCCGTGCCCAATCCCGACAAGATCATCTGCGTGGGGCTTAACTACGTGGACCACGCCGTGGAGATCGATCCGCGAAACCTGCCCGATTATCCGACTTTTTTCGGCCGCATGGCCACGACCCTGGTGGCCCACAACGAACCGCTGCTGCGCCCGACGGTCTCGACCAAACTCGATTTTGAGGGAGAGATGGCAGTCGTCATCGGCAAAACCGGACGGCTGATCCCCCAGGCCCGCGCCCTGTCCCACGTGGGCGGCTATGCGCTTTTCAACGAGGGCTCGGTGCGCGACTACCAATTCCGCACCTCCCAGTGGTTTCTGGGCAAAAATTTCGACGGCACCGGCGCATTCGGGCCGGAGCTGTGCACGCCCGACGAACTGCCGCCCGGGGCGCGGGGCCTGTTCCTGGCCACCCGGGTCAATGGCCGGGTCATGCAGGAAGGCTCCACGGCCGACATGCTCTTTGGCGTGGCCGCGCTCATTGCCAGCCTGTCCGAGGCCATGACGCTTTCTCCCGGCGACGTCATCGTCACCGGCACCCCCTCGGGCGTTGGGTTTGCCCAGAAACCCCCGTATTTCCTCAAACCCGGCGATGTCTGCGAGATCGAACTGGAAGGCTACGGCGTCCTGAGAAATCCCGTGGCCGACGCGCCGTGCGTGGGAGAAGAATAG
- a CDS encoding OmpA family protein has translation MNKKLQVLLVALVALLLGFSGPAMAKKQVPKVDNFIYFIDHSSSMAFSYKGQRYVQFGGVSKIMMAKSLARELNKMTPELGYKAGLYTFAPYKEYAAMAPFKQATMAPAIEKINTDYTVYGRMTPMGKGLEDLDKLPLSTLSGKTGVFIFSDGDSNCGVDPVAVAQSLKAKYGDNLCFYIVDLSDSKHGQQVLKAIAALGKCNCIELGEELLRNEAAREKFLECALYEWIEDEIVVFRSIYFDFDKYNIKPEFVPVLEEGTAIIKSKTGMKVVLEGHTDSIGSEQYNMKLGQRRADSVKAFFVKKGIDSSRIETISFGESDPVATNKTAQGRALNRRCVIKFKSM, from the coding sequence ATGAACAAGAAACTTCAAGTTTTGTTGGTGGCCCTGGTTGCCCTGCTGCTGGGCTTCAGCGGCCCGGCCATGGCGAAGAAGCAGGTCCCGAAAGTCGATAACTTCATTTATTTTATCGACCATTCCAGCTCCATGGCGTTTTCCTACAAGGGACAGCGCTATGTGCAGTTTGGCGGCGTCTCCAAGATCATGATGGCCAAGTCCCTGGCCCGTGAACTCAACAAGATGACCCCCGAGCTTGGCTACAAGGCCGGCCTGTACACCTTCGCCCCGTACAAAGAGTACGCCGCGATGGCCCCGTTCAAGCAGGCCACCATGGCTCCCGCCATCGAAAAGATCAACACCGACTACACCGTCTACGGCCGCATGACCCCCATGGGCAAGGGCCTGGAAGATCTGGACAAGCTGCCCCTTTCCACCCTTTCCGGAAAGACCGGCGTGTTCATCTTCTCTGACGGCGATTCCAACTGCGGCGTCGACCCCGTGGCCGTTGCCCAGTCCCTGAAGGCCAAGTACGGCGACAACCTGTGCTTCTACATCGTTGACCTGTCCGACAGCAAGCATGGCCAGCAGGTTCTGAAGGCCATTGCCGCTCTGGGCAAGTGCAACTGCATCGAGCTCGGCGAAGAGCTGCTTCGTAACGAAGCCGCCCGCGAGAAGTTCCTTGAGTGCGCCCTGTACGAGTGGATCGAAGACGAAATCGTCGTCTTCCGCAGCATCTACTTCGACTTCGACAAGTACAACATCAAGCCCGAGTTCGTGCCCGTTCTTGAAGAAGGCACCGCCATCATCAAGTCGAAGACCGGCATGAAGGTCGTCCTTGAAGGCCACACCGACTCCATCGGCTCCGAGCAGTACAACATGAAGCTTGGTCAGCGCCGCGCCGACTCCGTCAAGGCTTTCTTCGTCAAGAAGGGCATTGATTCGAGCCGCATCGAGACCATCAGCTTCGGCGAGTCCGACCCGGTCGCCACCAACAAGACCGCTCAGGGCCGCGCTCTGAACCGTCGTTGCGTCATCAAGTTCAAGTCCATGTAG
- a CDS encoding LysM peptidoglycan-binding domain-containing protein — MPTSKILVSLALLIFAVTSVASAGLSIYPADGPAPKIVVEQPKPLTYKVEKGDTVAVIAKKFGLDAKALLAANGLADAKKLKAGQTLTIPGKTAAPAAAPVAAPGAKTPQPAAADTAQAKTPAPLAAAPEAIKPDATARKGKSKEAMDPGVVEEKPVKGKKGKKGKDEPLAVPSPTVEVSDKMRASFGKTGVIGNTTDVPQAIRDEFWRYAQKWVDELDRLGVGTAQNKKIRQVGSQWEATYRVIIRDSLGAEVKRVEYDHTPYVGHITYTQRVYTSVAPTKDAALRGPWTEKDEAIREIFSYSGKNKAWR; from the coding sequence ATGCCCACCTCCAAGATCCTTGTCTCCCTCGCTCTCCTGATTTTCGCCGTCACCAGCGTGGCCTCCGCCGGATTATCCATCTATCCTGCTGACGGGCCTGCCCCGAAAATTGTCGTTGAACAGCCCAAGCCCCTGACCTACAAGGTCGAGAAGGGCGATACCGTGGCTGTCATCGCCAAGAAATTCGGCCTGGACGCCAAAGCACTGCTGGCGGCAAACGGACTGGCCGACGCTAAAAAGCTCAAGGCCGGCCAAACCCTTACCATCCCCGGGAAGACCGCTGCTCCGGCTGCCGCGCCGGTTGCCGCGCCGGGAGCCAAGACGCCGCAGCCGGCAGCTGCCGACACGGCCCAGGCCAAGACTCCCGCTCCCCTGGCTGCCGCCCCTGAGGCGATCAAGCCCGATGCGACCGCCCGCAAAGGCAAGTCAAAGGAAGCCATGGACCCGGGCGTTGTCGAGGAAAAGCCGGTCAAAGGCAAAAAAGGCAAGAAAGGCAAGGACGAGCCCCTGGCCGTCCCCTCGCCCACAGTCGAAGTCAGCGACAAGATGCGGGCTTCCTTCGGCAAGACCGGCGTCATCGGCAACACCACCGACGTCCCCCAGGCCATTCGCGACGAATTCTGGCGCTATGCCCAAAAGTGGGTTGACGAACTCGACCGCCTGGGCGTCGGCACGGCCCAAAACAAAAAGATCCGGCAGGTCGGCAGCCAGTGGGAAGCCACCTACCGCGTCATCATCCGCGATTCGCTCGGGGCCGAGGTCAAGCGGGTCGAGTACGACCACACGCCCTATGTCGGCCACATTACCTACACCCAGCGCGTCTACACCTCGGTGGCCCCGACCAAGGACGCCGCCCTGCGTGGTCCCTGGACGGAAAAAGACGAAGCCATCCGCGAGATTTTCAGCTATTCCGGCAAGAATAAAGCCTGGCGATAA
- the sppA gene encoding signal peptide peptidase SppA, with product MPNANSPFTARHPALFGCLIALAAVILVFGVAAAFGVLGHDEEGDSLFGQPEARLGLVRIEGPIADAEDVVSFIRKLRDDKTVKGVVLRINSPGGAFGPSQEMYMAVKKLAAQKPVVASFSAVAASGGYYAACGANRIFSNPGTITGSIGVITQLANAQELLQKLGVNFESLTTGKLKDAGSPFRQLSDAQRAYLEGLITDLNAQFSGDVATERKLSKEAIALIADGRAMTGMRAKALGLVDELGGQEEAVDSLKAELGLTGDVPLFKGPKKKTSIFDKLSSALHLPDARGLAALSTLADLLDGGQPLPQSR from the coding sequence ATGCCCAACGCTAACTCGCCCTTTACTGCCAGGCACCCGGCTCTGTTCGGGTGCCTGATAGCGCTTGCGGCCGTGATCCTGGTTTTCGGGGTCGCGGCCGCTTTTGGCGTCCTTGGGCATGACGAGGAAGGGGACTCCCTCTTCGGCCAGCCCGAGGCCCGCCTGGGTCTGGTCCGCATCGAAGGACCCATCGCCGATGCCGAAGACGTGGTGTCGTTTATCCGCAAACTGCGCGACGACAAGACCGTCAAGGGCGTGGTGCTGCGCATCAACTCCCCGGGCGGAGCCTTTGGCCCGTCCCAGGAAATGTACATGGCGGTCAAAAAACTTGCCGCCCAAAAGCCCGTTGTGGCGTCTTTCTCCGCCGTGGCCGCCTCGGGAGGCTACTATGCCGCCTGCGGGGCCAATCGGATCTTCTCCAATCCCGGCACCATCACCGGCAGCATCGGGGTCATCACCCAGCTGGCCAATGCCCAGGAGCTGTTGCAAAAGCTCGGGGTCAATTTCGAGTCCCTGACCACCGGGAAACTCAAGGACGCCGGCAGTCCGTTTCGCCAGCTAAGCGATGCGCAACGCGCCTATCTGGAAGGCCTCATCACTGACCTCAACGCCCAGTTTTCCGGCGATGTCGCCACCGAACGCAAGCTCTCCAAGGAAGCCATTGCGCTCATTGCCGACGGCCGGGCCATGACCGGCATGCGGGCCAAGGCCCTGGGGCTGGTGGACGAGTTGGGCGGCCAGGAAGAAGCCGTGGATTCCCTCAAGGCCGAGCTTGGGCTGACCGGGGATGTGCCGCTTTTCAAAGGCCCCAAAAAGAAAACCAGCATCTTCGACAAACTGTCCTCCGCCCTGCACCTGCCCGACGCCCGCGGCCTGGCGGCCTTGTCCACCCTGGCCGATCTGCTGGACGGCGGCCAACCCCTTCCCCAAAGTCGCTAA